DNA sequence from the Grus americana isolate bGruAme1 chromosome Z, bGruAme1.mat, whole genome shotgun sequence genome:
GCTTCTGGAGGAAGAGTCTTTTAACCCAGGGAGCCATGGGATGGTAAGTTGCTGAGGAGCGGTGATGGACGTTGATAACAAACACAGTCACAATGATAGAGAGGGTCACAAAAATCATGATGAACAGCAGATACTCACCGATCAGAGGGATGACTTTGGAAGAAGAAGGGATTATTTCCTCAAtcaccaaaaggaaaacagtgagGGAGACTAGAACTGATGTAGACAATGACAGCTTTTCTCCTTCATCTGAAGGCAGGTAAAACACTAGGACAGTTAGAAATGACAATCCCAGGCAAgggattattaaaaaaagagtgtAAAACAGCGGAAGGCGTCTCAACACAAAGGAGTAAGTGACAAACGGGTAAGAGTACAGTCCATCCTTCCTGTTGCCTTTCATACCTTTGGCGTTTAAGATCTCCCACTCCCCATTATCAAAGAAGTCTTTCCTGTCTACATTTTCATCCACTAAAATCAAGTCCACCATACTGCCATCATATGTCCACGACCCAAACTTCATGGAGCAGTTCTGCCTGTCAAAGGGGAAGAAGGTCACGTCCATCGTGCAGGAGCTCTTATAACTGGCTGGTGGCGTCCAGGTCACCACTCCATTGTACTTCACTATGACTTTGGTCATCAGGGATCCTTCAAAACGTCCGTCAGCACTGGGAGttggacaggaagaaaaagtacCAAGTTCAAGACTCTCTTTGCCCCAGTCCTACCCCCTCACAGCTCTGCTTCACCTGGAGCACAAGGGACACCAACATTCATACTGTCTAAAGAAGCAGGCTCCTGACAGCACACACAACCTTCATGATCACTGACATGCCTTGCCCAAGCTCTGGCCTAAGCCCAGACTGAGGAGCCATGCTACTcacttttcaaacaaaacaatgtCGGGCAGCCACAGGGACTCAGAGGGGACACGGATGGCGGTGATCCCACCGTATTCCTCTGGATTCCAGGAGAGCTTGTGGTCGATCCATTCCTGTAACAAGCCAGCAGAGTCCTCTGCCCACTCATACACCACAGCCTCATTCCTCCTCCCACCACATGCCTCAGGGGGACCACATTGTGCAGCACAACGGGCAGAGCTTGGTGTAAgactgctcagcagcagagagcatgCCAGGCAGGCATGGCTGGGCGATGTTAATCCCCACTAGCACTGCCCCTCCAGCCACACGTGGGCCCCATCAACCCATCCCTTTGCAGGCAACCTCCAGGCAGGCACTCCTGGAGAGCACTGACTCTCACTTCactcacagaatggtaggggttggaagggacctctggagatcatctagtccaactccaCTCTTAGAGCAGGATcactgccctgcccagcctaCCTGAGGGTAGTCCAGAAGAAAGGAGTTAATTTGCTTGTGTATAGcacctcttcttccctctgagagCCAGCCCACGGTGTTTTTGGCTGGCACTGACCCCATGGAAGAGCCAGCTGGCATggctactactactactacaagTGACAGAGAGGTGGCATTTAGTTACTTTTCAGTGGACACCTGACCTTTTTCAGTGAATGTAATACAACACCTAATATTGTACACCATCCTTGCAAACCAAATCATTGTTCTTGCATCAGAAAGACCTGCATGCTAttgcaggaaaaataatatgaCACTATTGTAAAGCATTTGGTTACAATCCTGAAGAGATAACACTATAAAAAAGCTAAAGCAAGGGGACTCCTGTCCATTCTCTTCATGCTGAactccagaatattttttctctcctcttttagTTTTTCAGGTGGGGAGATTCTAGCAAAGTGGCTCTAGCAACCTGGAGATTTCCACAGAAATGCAATGGAAAAGCTGCTCTCTGATCCCCATTCGTTATTGATGGGGGTTTTCACTTGCCCACAGGAATAGCAGCCAGAGGAAGCAAGAGCTGTAGACTGTGGTCAATACCAAGAAGCAGAAGATCAACCACTTTCCATTAAGCTCCATCACTAAGAGGTCCCCAGGGATGTGGGGGCTTCAGCCTTCTCTGGGCAATTTCCTCCATGACTTAAGGACGAATGAAAAAGCGATATTCTCCACTTTTTCCCCGACCATATTGTTCCCTTCTTACTCACAGCTATACCTACAGACACTTGTTAGTGCAGTCCTTTACAGTATGACAGCAACCCAGAGCCTCAGTAGACACTGAAACACAGACAGTGAGAAGTGTCTTCCTTGTCCAGGTGCAGGGAAGGGATGGACCCCAAAGTCATGAGCAGGGGGCTGGTAGACCCCTCCTAAAATCTGGCCCAAGGcacaagcaaaggaggcagtTGCTAGTGGTACCATGGCAGGTTTAATGGCCCCAGTACCTGCACCAGAAGAGATACGGACTCACTCTCTGAGCTGCCCAGATGGCTGGCTTCAGCTATCAGACACAGCCCTCCACCCCTGGCTCCTCCCGCTGCTGAAGGAGGGATGGGATCTGTTCAGGTGCGGAAAGAGAGGAGGGGTCATTGCTGCTCTTAGCctcagcagcagggacagacaACACCACTTTTAGCGTGAACTTTTCTCCATGAATGGGTGTCTACCAGGTGTTTCCAGCAGCTTGGGCTGTTAGATGGGCACAGACCCATAAGTGTCCTGGACACCTCCTGTAATAGGTTCTAGGGGGCTTAGGCTGGAAACATGCCTGTTATGCAAGGGGATATTCAGGACTGTCAGCTCGTAGCCTGCACTAACACAACAGAAGCAAATACCCTGTGAGCCACCTGGAGATGTAATCATCTCTCTGGAGTTGAATTGGAGCAGCCCCTTGGCCTGAGTTATTTGCTGCATCTGCAAtacttctccctcccccctgcctTGCATTGATTTCTCTCCAAGTTAAAGTGCTCTTTCATGTCTGCAAGGCAAATGGTTGCGTGTCTTCTTACTAGAGCAGAAAATAGATTGTGTGTGGACTTTGAGGATGAGCGGTTTAAAATGGGAATCTCCCTATGGGCTAAGCTGACACGAACTGTAGCAGCAGATGCGAAGGgccctttcctctctttcccctttcctgtATGCTGCTACAGACACCCCCATTGCTCTCCCCTTCCTCAAGTTCTGCTGAATTCCCATCTCTGGGCTGTCACTCAGGTGCTTAACCCACAGCAAGCAGACCAAGAAACACTGGACCCAGATTCTCAACCCTTGCTAGTAGACTCCGTATCTTGCCTGAACCCAGATACTTTCTCAGCAACCACTAAAAGCTTTTTTGCACCTCCTGTGTCTGCCTACATGTACATCATCAAGTCCCAACATCTTGAGCATCGGgatttttgaagtaaaaaaaaaaagaaaaaaaaaaagataaaaaagaaaacccttggATTTAAGATTTGCTCACTTAAGAAAAGCCAGACTCTTGCAGAGAAATGATGACTGTGATTCCCTCTGTACCTCACACACCCAGGGTGAGGACCAGTCTTCCCTGATTCCCCACCTCCTGGAGAAGAACAAGGTCTGTGACATTAGAGTTCTGGTTTGATTTagtgtttttcactttttcttacccaaaagaaaaaattattttaattctgcttaGTTTTATGGACCTTTTTCCAGCTGTTGTCTTATGCACTCTAATAATGCCCCAAGCACTGGCTTGCATGTGGGATGCACACTAAGCCTACAGGAATGCATGACTCCAAAAGCTGGACACCTGGGTCAGGCCACAGGTATCTAGTGGTAAATTTCCCCAGCAAAAGGGGAAACTCCTGTCCTCCCTGCAGCGAGGGGAGGTCTGAGCTTCTCCCTCTTCAAGGGAGACACCATCTTTGCATATAACGTCCACACAGCCTTTAGGGGTCCTGCTCCACCCAGAAGCTCATGCTCACTGCAGCACTTCAGGTACCAGACTGAGAACAAAAACTGAGCTGCATTcctcctccaccagcccagcaaCCCCTGGGaaccacttcccatggcagcaTTTCAAGTACGGCTTGGGTTTTATGTCCTCTGCCTAGGATCAGCTGACATGTTGATAGATACTCACATGGCTGAGAGACTTAAAATAATTGCCACAAGGTCAATAAACTGGTGCAATGTAATCTAAACCAAATGCAGCGTTCTTCAggagtgaagaagaaaggagaccTAACAGTTCAACTTGCACCTTCCCCCCATTTGTATAAATTATCGTCACTTTCAGAAGCAAGTTAGAGAGATCTGATTAATTTgtcacagattttaattttgcgGGCTAGTATGCtgaccttttctttctcttatgctgaagaaaaaacctATCTGAGGTACCACTCAGCAAGAAAGACAGTACTTGTGCGACCTCCAAATCTGAGACAGGATAATCCCTCAGGGCACACCCAGCATCCCAAGGATAGCTGCTGCAGGATCAGGAGATGTTGCTTCCCTGAAATACAGCTGGCttgagagcagggctggggtgcaggcCAGGAGAAGAGGGTACCCTGTTTCCAGGAGGCCCACCTGcctgcctttcttcccctttatGCATTTGCTGAAGTGAGAGGAGACAAGTGAAAACTTTGGGCAAGGTAACAGAGCGCTGCTTTTCTTTGGGCATTGGCATCACGAAAGGGGATGGTGGGCAACAGGCTGGGATGGCCGCTCAGCTCAGCAGCCCTGTGCTGAAAGGGGAGGTCTGGTTTGGTCTAATTTACCTGCTTCAGCCACACGTTGGTTGTCATCAGCTGATTCTTCTCATCCTAGGGTGACACAAGGAAAAGAGGATTGTAATACCAAAACACCAGCAGAAACAGACCCTATGACTGCTGAGTTCAAccctgtgctgagcagaggagatCCCTATGGTCCTGTTTTCCCATGGGCCTGGGGTCTTCAGTCACTGTTGTGGGAAGTGAGCTGACTTTCTAGGTGCTGTCCCGGCTCTCACTGGGAGCTCCTGAGGCTGGAAAACAGAGGTCTGGCATTTCACAGCGGCCCGAAGGAATCAGATGCCAAagagcaggaaggcagcagggctCAGCGAGCAAGTGGGGTCAGGACACATGGCTGTGGGCTCACGAGATGGCTCATTTCCCCGCACTGCTCAGTCTGGAGTGACTTTGGGAAGAGTCTGCCTTCCACGGCACAAGGTGACGCTGCCAAGGGCTGGGGCGTGCAAGGAGCACGACGTTGTGTGGGTACCTCTGGGCCCTGTGCAAATTCCACTGTCCATTGCAGCAatggaggggaaagagaagggaaactTTGCACATGGGCAAAAACATGGGATTGTCTGTCTTGCCTCTCGTGTCTTATCTGAGTGGCCAGCTGGATCAAGATAGGAGCTGCCTTTGTTCTGGATACAAGCTTGCTTAGACTGAACAATGTCCAACCAGCTCTAACCTTCCTCACCCCTGTCCTGTAGCTGCCTTGTCATTAAATTGCAAACATAGGTGTCAAGGACCATCTGGCATGGATTGATCAATATCTGATGGAATGAGTCCTTATTCACTGAGAACAGCAGGGCAAAAAGGACCTTCAGGTTTGCTGCAAGATAAATGAGTCTTATGGCCTGTGCCGTGCATGGGGCAGGAGGTCACATCACCAGCACCGCACCACACTCAGCATTTCATTGCCTGACCATCACTTTGCATTTCATGTGTCAGGATGCAACCGGCACCACCAGACCTCTTAGGTGGATGCATGACTGTCTTTAAAAGAAGGGATGTTTTCCCAAGCCCAGCACAACACTTACCACATCCACAAGCTGTGATATCTTTAATCCAAAAAGGACTTTGATAGTGTCATTGGAGTTTTCCACTGGGCGGACCCATTTCTGATAGCCTTGAAATAAGTGCTTGAGGAGCGCATCCTCATTTTCAGCGACTGAACTGAAGGCAGCCACATCTGGAAAAGAGTGACAGAGGGCGGGGGCATGCCAGAAAGCAGACATGAGGAACAGCACGACCAGAAGTGAGGCAGAGTGATGATGTGAGACAAATTCCCTTCTGGGCAGCTCTTGTCAGTAAAATCTGCAGGAATTCAGATGCACAAACTCTCAGCAGAGCCAgggtgaggggaggggaaggcaagATAAGAATTATCAGACCAGAGCAGTGATGACTTTGAACTaggtttctgttttctgtggcCTTTTTGCCTTGAGTCAATGTACTTGCCCAGCCTTTCTGTAGTAAATAGCCAGCCTGATAAATGCCACCCTGAGAAGGAGTTCTGTTTTTTCAGATACCTGTGGTGTACCACAGAGAGCTGGGACCACAGAGGAAATCTGGTCACTGTGGGGCAAtccctggctggctggcttGCAGCTAGAAATGGCAGCGATACACTGTGGGCATTTCAAGGCCCAGGGATTTCACTTGCACTTGCGTGGTTTCTGTGGACTCTCTGAGACAGAGGCTGCCCTGCACAAGGATCGGGGTGGTGGGATTTCCTTGCTGGACGCTACGGGGTCTGTAAGCCAGATCTCAGGGAGCCTCATGCAGCACTTGGACCTTCTGGGGTTAACCAGGGGATAGCAGCAACATGTTGAAAAAGCTGAGTTCTCCCAGTCAGGGGATGGGTTGGGTGGGCAACAGCATCGGTGgagtgaaaagcaaaaggagctcatctggcagcaggaggagctggatgATGCAGCCAAGGCCAGGTCTGCCTGCAACCAAGCATGGAACCATCATGGTCTGTACCTGCAAGACTTGGGATTCCCCCGGTCCTTGCCACcatgctcccccttccccctgctACCGTGAAAGGGGAACGGCAGTTCAgaccctccctccagccccagggtgaGCAGGACACTTGTGCCTGGATTGCCAGCCATTAGGtgcaggaggggtctgcagggagAGGT
Encoded proteins:
- the CHRNB3 gene encoding neuronal acetylcholine receptor subunit beta-3; the protein is MLCLVLFALCLSRSDVAAFSSVAENEDALLKHLFQGYQKWVRPVENSNDTIKVLFGLKISQLVDVDEKNQLMTTNVWLKQEWIDHKLSWNPEEYGGITAIRVPSESLWLPDIVLFENADGRFEGSLMTKVIVKYNGVVTWTPPASYKSSCTMDVTFFPFDRQNCSMKFGSWTYDGSMVDLILVDENVDRKDFFDNGEWEILNAKGMKGNRKDGLYSYPFVTYSFVLRRLPLFYTLFLIIPCLGLSFLTVLVFYLPSDEGEKLSLSTSVLVSLTVFLLVIEEIIPSSSKVIPLIGEYLLFIMIFVTLSIIVTVFVINVHHRSSATYHPMAPWVKRLFLQKLPRLLCMKGHVDRYSFSDTEEKETTLKSKLPGKQKHKQAKDGEKIVITFLEKAADSIRYISRHVKKEHFIRQVVQDWKFVAQVLDRIFLWLFLVVSVTGSVLIFTPALQMWLNSTL